A genomic window from Pagrus major chromosome 23, Pma_NU_1.0 includes:
- the LOC141019721 gene encoding immunoglobulin lambda-1 light chain-like, with the protein MLGTLCTLITALTYVDAVIVLTQTPAVHTVSPGQEVVLNCNIQRYDSNYVRWYKQVPGEAPQFVLRFDYDDSSLSFGSGFSSDRFNSKASSNINYQFIIKRAETGDSAVYYCQTYDDSADAAVFGQGTKLIVTSSSLPPPVLTVFPPSSAELQSTKASLVCLSSQSVPFADVSWFAGGSPVSSGISTSSAVQQPDQTFQISSYLAIQTSDWNMDKVYTCKVSLGSQTSEKNINKSDCPTEE; encoded by the exons atgctGGGGACCCTCTGCACTCTCATCACTGCTCTAACAT atGTTGATGCAGTGATAGTGCTGACCCAGACGCCTGCTGTCCACACAGTTTCTCCAGGACAAGAGGTCGTTCTCAACTGCAACATTCAGAGATATGACAGTAATTATGTCAGATGGTATAAACAGGTTCCTGGTGAAGCTCCTCAGTTTGTTCTGAGATTTGACTACGATGACAGTTCACTCAGCTTTGGATCAGGATTCTCCTCAGACCGATTCAACTCTAAAGCCTCATCAAACATAAATTACCAGTTCATCAtaaagagagcagagacaggagactctgctgtgtattactgtCAGACATATGACGACTCTGCTGATGCAGC GGTATTTGGACAAGGCACCAAGCTGATTGTGACAA GCtccagcctccctcctcctgtcctcacaGTCTTCCCTCCGTCCAGCGCTGAGCTCCAGTCCACCAAAGCCAGTCTGGTCTGTCTGTCCAGTCAGTCTGTGCCTTTTGCAGATGTGAGCTGGTTTGCTGGTGGGAGTCCAGTGAGCAGTGGGATCTCTACCAGCAGCGCTGTTCAGCAACCAGACCAGACTTTCCAAATCAGCAGCTATCTGGCCATCCAGACGTCAGACTGGAACATGGACAAGGTTTACACatgtaaagtgtctttgggCTCCCAGActtcagagaaaaacatcaacaagtCCGACTGTCCCACTGAAGAATAG
- the LOC141019598 gene encoding immunoglobulin lambda-1 light chain-like, producing the protein MLGTLCTLITALTYADAAKVLTQTPPVHTVSPGQEVVLNCNIQRDDGYSARWYKQVPGAAPQYVLKFHHSDSSPNFGSGFSSDRFNSKASSNIDYQFIIKRAETGDSAVYYCHTWDNSAKEHVFGQGTKLIVTSSSLPPPVLTVFPPSSAELQSTKASLVCLSSQSVPFADVSWFADGRPVSSGISTSSAVQQPDQTFQISSYLAIQTSDWNMLKAYTCKVSLGSQTSEKNINKSDCPTEE; encoded by the exons atgctGGGGACCCTCTGCACTCTCATCACTGCTCTAACAT atGCTGATGCAGCGAAAGTGCTGACCCAGACGCCTCCTGTCCACACAGTTTCTCCAGGACAAGAGGTCGTTCTCAACTGCAACATTCAGAGGGATGATGGTTATTCTGCTAGATGGTATAAACAGGTTCCTGGTGCAGCTCCTCAGTATGTTCTTAAATTCCACCATTCTGACAGTTCACCCAACTTTGGATCAGGATTCTCCTCAGACCGATTCAACTCTAAAGCCTCATCAAACATAGATTACCAGTTCATCAtaaagagagcagagacaggagactctgctgtgtattactgtCATACATGGGACAACTCTGCTAAGGAGCAC GTATTCGGACAAGGCACCAAGCTGATTGTGACAA GCtccagcctccctcctcctgtcctcacaGTCTTCCCTCCGTCCAGCGCTGAGCTCCAGTCCACCAAAGCCAGTCTGGTCTGTCTGTCCAGTCAGTCTGTGCCTTTTGCAGATGTGAGCTGGTTTGCTGATGGGCGTCCAGTGAGCAGTGGGATCTCTACCAGCAGCGCTGTTCAGCAACCAGACCAGACTTTCCAAATCAGCAGCTATCTGGCCATCCAGACGTCAGACTGGAACATGTTGAAGGCTTACACatgtaaagtgtctttgggCTCCCAGActtcagagaaaaacatcaacaagtCCGACTGTCCCACTGAAGAATAG
- the apol gene encoding uncharacterized protein apol, with translation MSASRKELQEALCCYTADTLTYIDTVRDFCERISKWILRRESELHMMMDIKDRADSIDLNMSHFTQSENKGKAFLEYMKSKVTQVTADTRRAELEKELAAVLKDTQEGLEKLDCFLDAVEKLAVTSLHVFMEGNQVLLLPEGISFEYVQVVITAARLICPLLLEFKRDASVFFLPRLQNVEALSNQLDRYIQTTQNICDKMEKSSFSDFGPKMTVKTVVDLDVDLSEDDVQRMLYHINQLDDIRMNQHFRMVFLFQEDSCPGFIREFSGRQPRMLQFLQDMEEIAVQLDRMNKGARISSVAGSSVGAIGGVLSIVGLALIPFTAGVSLGLTMTGVGLGITSGVNSVVTTATEIGVNRTQQKKASEVFQSFMEDVQSLQDCLEEVSKRETSQIDVALGVGKLLCKAGAIGKGIDSLVDAASAVKMLKSEELIASAGRVAVQEGKAMRNVPRVAADIPDIGQAAVKGPLALSKSARVGLIAVNALFVGMDIFFICKDSISLAKGSETEVSQFIRARAALWRSEIDSWQKIHDSLCEGLLTSEKNQALVETPYYPERESPYYPEKEMMKKKEQSWTETEVPSDEVEEKKSCVIQ, from the exons ATGTCTGCGTCGAG AAAGGAACTACAGGAGGCCTTGTGCTGCTACACCGCAGATACCCTCACCTACATTGACACAGTGAGGGACTTCTGTGAGAGGATCTCTAAATGGATCCTCAGGAGGGAGTCAGAGTTGCACATGATGATGGACATCAAGGACAGGGCTGACAGCATCGATCTAAACATGAGCCATTTTACCCAGTCAGAGAACAAAGGTAAAGCCTTTCTGGAATATATGAAGAGCAAGGTGACCCAGGTGACTGCAGACACCAGGCGTgcagagctggagaaggagctgGCTGCTGTGTTGAAGGACACCCAGGAGGGCCTGGAGAAGCTCGACTGCTTCCTGGATGCAGTGGAGAAGCTGGCGGTCACCTCACTTCATGTGTTCATGGAGGGGAACCAGGTGTTACTTCTACCAGAAGGGATCAGCTTTGAATATGTTCAGGTCGTCATCACAGCTGCACGGCTAATCTGCCCTCTCCTCCTCGAGTTTAAGAGAGATGCAAGCGTCTTCTTCCTTCCAAGACTGCAGAATGTGGAAGCGCTGTCAAATCAGCTGGACAGATACATTCAGACCACCCAGAATATCTGTGACAAGATGGAGAAAAG CTCTTTCAGTGACTTTGGCCCAAAGATGACTGTGAAAACTGTGGTGGACCTGGACGTGGATTTGTCCGAAGATGATGTACAAAGGATGCTTTACCACATTAATCAGCTTGATGATATCAG GATGAACCAGCACTTCCGTATGGTGTTCTTGTTCCAAGAAGACTCGTGTCCTGGCTTCATCAGGGAGTTCAGCGGCCGTCAGCCCAGGATGCTGCAGTTTCTACAGGACATGGAGGAGATTGCTGTTCAGCTAGACAGGATGAATAAGGGGGCAAGGATCTCCAGTGTTGCAGGCAGCTCAGTGGGGGCGATAGGAGGTGTGCTTTCCATTGTTGGCTTGGCATTAATTCCTTTCACAGCGGGAGTGTCTCTAGGTCTGACGATGACGGGGGTAGGCCTGGGAATAACCAGCGGAGTCAACAGTGTCGTCACCACCGCCACAGAGATCGGAGTAAACCgtacacaacaaaagaaagCCAGCGAGGTCTTCCAGAGCTTCATGGAGGATGTGCAGAGTCTCCAGGATTGTCTGGAAGAGGTCTCTAAAAGGGAAACAAGCCAGATAGATGTGGCTCTGGGAGTAGGCAAGTTGCTTTGTAAAGCTGGTGCTATTGGAAAAGGTATTGATTCACTTGTTGATGCTGCTTCTGCTGTTAAGATGTTAAAAAGTGAGGAGCTGATTGCAAGCGCTGGCAGAGTGGCAGTGCAGGAAGGTAAAGCCATGCGTAACGTGCCGAGGGTGGCAGCAGATATCCCAGATATCGGTCAGGCGGCCGTCAAAGGGCCTCTTGCCCTCTCCAAGTCAGCCAGGGTCGGTCTCATCGCAGTCAATGCTCTTTTCGTCGGCATGGACATCTTCTTCATCTGTAAAGACAGCATCAGTCTGGCCAAAGGCAGCGAGACTGAAGTCTCACAGTTCATCAGAGCCAGAGCTGCACTTTGGCGCTCAGAGATAGACTCGTGGCAGAAGATTCATGACTCCCTGTGCGAAGGGCTGCTGACATCGGAGAAAAACCAAGCTCTCGTGGAGACTCCGTACTATCCAGAGAGGGAGTCTCCGTATTATCCAGAGaaggagatgatgaagaagaaggaacAAAGTTGGACGGAAACAGAAGTTCCATCTGAtgaagtggaagaaaaaaagtcttgtGTGATACAGTAG